The genomic window CAGTCAGTCCTGGAACCAGTGATGATCTTCTACCTCacccttctgagtgctggcattccAGGCATGAGCAAGTCTGCCCAGCTTGCCTCCATgtagtagggctggagaggtggctcagtggtgaagagcacttgctgctctttatGGTAGCCCACAGTGGtgactcaagttccaggggatcaggcATCTTGATCTCTGAAGGTTCTTAAACAGTCccatagtttttttgtttttaagtcttaATGCTCAATAAGATAAGTGTTGCACCAAGCTTAACAACAGTATTATTTTATGGCTATGAGCATTTTGGTCACTTTTTTACAATACTTTTGAGCCCTAGAAAGAGCGCTCAACTATGACTAGATACACACATAAGCCTGTACAGAGTGGACATTGTCCACGTGCATGCttgttggacagtgtggtttCTAAATTCAGGCCAACTACAAacaagccatctttccaactctTGGAGGGAATCAAGAGTTTGTGTAGTGTATTCACAGccgaaggaagggaaggaaggggctttttgttttgttttgatttgggtttttgtttttctattctgtttttagAGAGATGGGATCAGACTCTGATCCTGGTCATGCTAGACATGTGCTTTTGCAGTCAAGTGCATCCCTGGGGGGACTTTGTCTAGAAGAGTTATGGCTCCTACCTTGACGTGGGTGTCTCTTTGGGTGCATAATGTGGGACTACTGCGCTGGGACCAAGACCAGGAATGGGGCCTACGTGGCTTCCTTTTGATTCTTTAATGAACATGTCTGAGGTGTGAAGTTTACCTAAATACCTATTTGTTGTAGAAGCTGAGGGAACTAAGTCACTCACAGTTCTGATCATATCCTGAGGAAGACTTGACCTTTAATAAACTGTGGCATGAGACTGCCATTTGGGGGATTCTCACTGTATTGGCCTTGCTTGGCCTAGGGATAGATCTCCCTTTTAAAGCATTGGgataaaggcatggaccaccacactCTGTGACTGACTGCCTTTTGACAGTTGGGGTACTTGGGAACTGCTGTAAACTTAATCACATGTTAGAGTCACATCTTAATTGTTGCTTTATGTGTAGATGAACAAGAGAACTGGACAACCCATGATCCATATCTACCTGGATAAGGAAACAGGAAAACCTAAAGGTGACGCCACAGTGTCCTATGAAGATCCACCAACTGCCAAGGCTGCTGTGGAATGGTTTGATGGTAGGATGTGTTCTTTGTCACCCGGAATTGGCTCGCTCAGATACGTTTAAGAAAGAACTTAGTGCAGTTTCAGGTGTCACCTTCCAAGAAAGAATCATGCTAAAACACCATTTCTCTGGAGTCTAGAAACAGGAGGCATGTACTATCCCTTTTCCTGATGAAGGTGGGGGAGTTTGAGAGCTGAAACAGCAAGATACACTCCAGAAGGAAGTTGCTCACTGTGTGCCCTTTTGTTGTTAAAGCACACAGCCACTCGCCCTGGGTCAGGacagtttttttggtttttcgagacagggtttctctgtgtagccctggctgtcctggaactcactctgtagaccaggctgacctcgaactcagaaatccacctgcctctgcctcccaagtgctgggattaaaggcgtgcgccaccacggcccggccAGAATTCTAAAATTACAGGAATATAAATTacggttgtttttttttttcctctgacctcagcaGTGAAGTTGTTGGGtgtcgttttgttttgtttttttttgtctcattttctttctgcttgttttgagacagaatctcaaatagtccaggctggtctcaaattccaTATGTAGCTAGTAGTAACCTTCTTTGAGCTTCCGGATCTTCcagtctacctctgcctcccagatgttgAGATTTTAGCTTCTAGGGTAATTGGCTGCCAGGCCCAGTTTTACAGAGtgatggggattgaacccaagccTTTGGGCATGTTTAGCAAGCCCTACCAACTGTGATAGGTTTCCAGTCATAGCAGGAAAGAGCCTGAAGGTCGTGAGAGGGCACGTTTCCTGCTTCAGGACGAGTCAAGTTCAGTCAGGTGGAGTCTGTTGAAGAGCAGCTGCTTGGAGGGAAGAGTGGAGTGTGAGCCTCACTGACGTTCTGTAATCTTTTTCCAGGGAAAGATTTTCAAGGAAGCAAACTTAAAGTTTCTCTTGCCCGAAAGAAGCCTCCAATGAACAGCATGCGGGGTGGCATGCCACCTCGTGAGGGCAGAGGGATGCCACCACCACTCCGTGGAGGTATTAGGCACTTTGTTTTAGCTACTTTGGTGTTATGTtaaatggggtggggtggggtggggttgggttgggttggtttggtttggttttcccaGTAATATTTGCCCTTGAGAAACTTAGTTGAATAATAAACAAAGGATATATAAAATTGATACTAGACCATTGAAAGACAGCATTGCATTAATAGTATGGGTTAACTGCTTGGAGTGGAAATTCAGGGAACATCTGCCTGGATGTCAATTTCAATATGTGAAAATGCCATAGTTAGAGCTACATGGAAtgacacaggaagaacaatatgcGTGGACAGCACTGTGAGCTTATGGGAGAGTGTGCCATAGCAAAGTTGCTATAGAGAGGTGATTGACTGTTTGTTATTGCAGGTCCTGGTGGCCCAGGAGGTCCTGGAGGACCCATGGGTCGCATGGGAGGCcgtggaggagacagaggaggcttCCCTCCAAGAGGGCCCCGAGGCTCCAGAGGGAACCCCTCTGGAGGAGGAAATGTCCAGCACAGAGCTGGAGATTGGCAGTGTCCCAATCCGTATGTACTTCCCCAAGAAGATTGATAGAGTGCTAGTGATGACACCCTATTTCCACTCTGGGACaggactgggggtggggctgaggcaggactcAGCACTCTGGTTGCTTCTAGAGGTTCAGTACTACCTGAGATTGATTGTCTGCAGATCCTTGTGCTTTATGTCTGAAACCCCATAATTGTGCAGAGTGTGGTTTGAATCTCTTCACCTTTCTCAGTTCTATTGGTGATTTCTGTTGTGATACAACTTTATTCAGGGGCTGTGGAAACCAGAACTTCGCTTGGAGAACAGAATGCAACCAGTGTAAGGCCCCTAAGCCTGAGGGCTTCCTCCCGCCACCCTTTCCACCTCCGGGTAGGTACAGGTTTTCTGGAGCTTTCAGCTTCCTGGTGATTGAATAGTGTCTGCTCTAGGAGAAGGATTAGCAGATCTACCACAGCGTGTCCTCAGAGTTTCGGCTTTTACTCCTCTGACTCCTCTGTCACTCTTGTCCCTGCCTTAGGTGGTGATCGTGGCAGAGGTGGCCCTGGTGGCAtgcgaggaggaagaggaggactcaTGGACCGTGGTGGTCCTGGAGGAATGTTCAGAGGTggcagaggtggagacagaggaggCTTTCGAGGTGGCCGTGGCATGGACCGAGGTGGCTTTGGTGGAGGAAGACGAGGTGGTCCTGGGGGGCCTCCTGGACCTTTAATGGAACagatgggaggaagaagaggcggACGTGGAGGACCTGGGAAAATGGATAAGTATGTGGTGGGAGAGCTCTGCCCCTTCCCAGCCTCTGCTGCAGTGAGTCCTGGGACACCTGGGGGCCCTGACAGGGTTTTTTGCCCTTTCTCATTCTGACCAAACGGTCCCTTTGCTTTGCAGAGGCGAGCACCGTCAGGAACGCAGAGACCGGCCCTACTAGAGACCTGCAGAGCTGCATTGACgaccagatttattttttaaaccagaaaatgttttaaatttataattccaTATTTATAATGTTGGCGACAACATTATGATTATTCCTTGTCTGTACTTTAGTATTTTCACCATTTGTGAAGAAACATTAAAACAAGTTAAATAGTAGtgtgctgagtttttttttttgttttattggtttttttttttaattttagtttattttcctttttaagatgGTTGTTTTAAGACTTAACAATGGGAACCCCTTGTGAGCATGCTCAGTATCATTGTGGAGAACCAAGAGGGCCTCTAATTGTAACAATGTTCatggttgtgattttttttctaaataaaattccaaatgTTTATAAACTGTCatccttctcttctgttctgcAATCTCATGTCCAGTTCTTTCCAGCCCTCACTGGATGGGAGCAGGGACTTGTGATGCCCTTGAAGATGCACACTGGCCATGTGTTTCCACCTTAGGCACTGAGTTGCCCCCTGGAAACTGTGCTCTCATCCCCAGCTCTTGGCTTTACTGGGTCATTTGCTTCCTGAACTTCTGGGATTCTCTGAGGCAGCTTTCATGATTCCAACTTCCACTATCTGAATCCACAGGATCATCCTTTACCTTTGGGACACTAGATGCAACTGTGACCTCTGCTATGCCAAATGGTCATTCCTACTTCTTTGCTGCTGCCTTCCTGACATCAAAATAGGGCTTCCTTACCCAGCTGATCTCCcattctgtgttttatttatctttggggggttttttgttgttttttggttggttggttggttggtttttgttttttcaagacagggtttctctgtagccctggctgtcctggagctagctcgatctgtagaccaggctggccttgaactcagaaatctgcctgcctctgcctcccaagttgctgggattaaaggcatgtgccaccactgcccagcttatcttgtttttttaagagggcttttctagctgtttgtttttttgagcctgtctcgaaaaaacaaaacaaaacaaaagagggcTTTTCTATGTAgtctgttgtcctggaacttgctctgtagatcaagtTGGCCTCGCAGAGTGGAGGGATTAACAGTGGGTTACTACTACCCTGTGCTTTTAACTCAGCTGATAACCTTCCAAGagctgcctctgcttcagtcTAACAGGAAGTAGGGCTTCTGTTGCAGCAAGTGAGTACCCCACCCTAGCCTAGTTTTTAGTCTGTCCATTCCTAGGCATTACAAGACTATGACCACCCATAAATGAACTCAACTCCCTTTTTCTAGCCTTGCCGTGTTTTCAGAGGCCAGAGCACCTTAAGGACATAGGGCACAAGAACTTCAGTAGTTCCCCAGCATGCTTGGGTGAACTCCCTCAATACCTCTGATCTCAACTATTGTCTCCCCACACACCCTACTCTTATCACTGCAACCAAGCCCCATAGGACAGTGCCATCTATACACAGTTGTGGGGCCTAAAGTGGCTGCCACCAGGCTTTTACCAGATGCTATGCCATATGTCTTTACATGTTAACTCCAAACACCAATTGGAGAGAGGTCAAAGAACTTCACATTTACTCAAGTGTGGTGGTATACACATGATTTCCAGGC from Arvicanthis niloticus isolate mArvNil1 chromosome 7, mArvNil1.pat.X, whole genome shotgun sequence includes these protein-coding regions:
- the Ewsr1 gene encoding RNA-binding protein EWS isoform X10 — protein: MDEGPDLDLGLPIDPDEDSDNSAIYVQGLNDNVTLDDLADFFKQCGVVKMNKRTGQPMIHIYLDKETGKPKGDATVSYEDPPTAKAAVEWFDGKDFQGSKLKVSLARKKPPMNSMRGGMPPREGRGMPPPLRGGPGGPGGPGGPMGRMGGRGGDRGGFPPRGPRGSRGNPSGGGNVQHRAGDWQCPNPGCGNQNFAWRTECNQCKAPKPEGFLPPPFPPPGGDRGRGGPGGMRGGRGGLMDRGGPGGMFRGGRGGDRGGFRGGRGMDRGGFGGGRRGGPGGPPGPLMEQMGGRRGGRGGPGKMDKGEHRQERRDRPY